From the Acidimicrobiales bacterium genome, the window CGACCACCATCGGGAACGGGATCCCGCCCACCTGGTCCAGCCCGAGGCTGCGTACGTTCGTGCGCTCCATGACCACCACCCGCGGATCGCGCCGGAGCCGTTCGTGCAGCTGGCCCCGGCCCACGTCCACGGCCACCACCTCGACGGCGCCCCGGCCGAGCAGACAGTCGACGAACCCCCCCGTCGACGACCCCGCATCGAGGGCCCTGACGCCGCCCACGTCGATCCCGAAGTGGTCGAGCGCGGCGTCGAGCTTCTCGCCTCCGCGACTCACGAACGGCGCTGGAGGCCCGAGGAGGACGATCGGCTCGGCGGCCGAGACCAACCTCGCCGGCTTGACGGCCAACGCACCACCGACGGTCACCTGGCGACCGGCGATGGCCGCTCGGGCCCGGTCCCTCGTGGGCGACAGACCCCGACGCACCAGCTCTGTGTCGAGCCGACGGCGGATCGGCTGGCTCAGGAACCTGCCTTCTTGGTGGTCTTCTTGGCGGTGGATGCTCGCTTGGCGGTCGACTTCTTGGTCGCCGCCTTCTTGGCCGGCGCCTTCTTGGCCGTGCCGGCAGGACTCTTCTTGGCCGGCGCCTTCTTCGTGGTCTTCTTGGACGCCTTCTTGGCTGGCGACTTCCGGACGGCGGCCGGTGCTCGCGACAGTCTGGTCACGAGACGCTGCACGTCATCCCTCGTGACCAGGCTCGTGGACGCCAGCTGGCGAGAGACCTCTTCCCGTATGAGCTCGAGGAGCGCCTCGGTGTTCTTCCGGCTGCGGTCGAGCACGTCGTCCACCCACCCCTGCGCCTGCTCCCGCTGCAGATCACCCAGACGGACGAGCTCCCGCATCAGCTCCTCGGCCCGTTCCCTCGTGACGTGCGTGAAGGCCGCGCCCAGGTCGAGATAGCGACGAAACACTTCGTTTTGCTCCATGGTGTCCACGCTATAGGGCCGACCACCGGCTGCATATAGCCAAATCGACGCGAGGCGATGGCCAGCCCTGGAGAAGGGCCCGCCGGGATGGGACGAGCGCTCAGTCTCCGCCCATGGAAGGAAACTGCTGTCCGGTGCGCCCCCTCGCCGCCATCGAGCCCGGCTCGGCGCGATCGGCCGCCCCCGACAGCTCGTCGGTCACGAGGGCAGCCAGATCCGCTGCCTCGGTGTCGGGGGCCGGATCGAGGCGGCCGTGATTCGGATCGGTGACGCCGCTCAGCACGAGCGCGAAGCGCGCTCCCAGGCGGCGAGCCAGCTTGCCGTCGGTCGAGGGACGATCACCGACGACGAGGTCGATGGCGCCGAAGCGCTGCCGCAGCAGCGCCACGATCGGATCGTTGGGCTTGCCGGCCACCGTCGGGGCGGCGCCCGACGCGTAGGCGACGGCCGCCAAGATGGCTCCGGCACCGGGTAATGGTCCGTGTGTCGTCGGATACGTGGCGTCGTCGTTGGTGGCGATGAGCCGCGCCCCGCCGAGGACCGCCGATACCGCGGCGGAGAGACCGGTGAAGTCGAAGTCCCGGTGGAAGCCCACGACCACGGCATCAGCTCTCCCCGAGCGCACGGCCCGCACGCCCCGACGAACCAGCGATTCCTCGACACCGGCGCCGGCGAAGACCAGCGCCGTCGATCCCGGCTCGAGGAGCGACGTCGCCGCCTCGGCCGAGGTGAGAATGTCGGTTCGACTCACGGAGATGCCCATCTTGTTCAGCCTGGCCACATAGTCGGCCACGCTGTGGGCCGAGTTGTTCGTCACGAACACGACACGATTCCCGTCGGCCCGCAGCCGGGACACGGCTCCGGCGGCGCCGGGAATCGCGGTGTCCCCCAGCCAGACGACACCATCGAGGTCCAGAAGCCACACCATGGGCGATATCCTCGCACGGCTGGCGGCAGGGTTGGGTCGGCGGGTTGGCAAGCGGCGGAGAGCCGGTGCGAGCGACTTGTGCGAACGGGCCCGCTGCGGTGTGCTACGCAGGTCCGGTGCCCCGCTTCGAGCCATTCACCGGGCTGCGCTACCGACTGGAGACTCTCCACCAGCGCGGCGCTTCTCTCGACGACGTCATCGCCCCCCCGTACGACGTGATCGACGCTGCCGAACGGGAGGTCCTCGCCGGGCGCAGCCCGTACAACGCGGTGCACGTCGAGCTTCCGGCCGACGACCCGGACCGCCACCTCGACCGGTATCAGGCGGCGCGTCACCTCCTTGACACCTGGCGGTCCGAGGACGTGATCGCCGAGGACGACGAGCCGTCGTTCTACCGCTACCGAATGAGCTATCACGACGAGCACGGCGCACGCCGG encodes:
- a CDS encoding TlyA family RNA methyltransferase, which translates into the protein MHRQEDHQEGRFLSQPIRRRLDTELVRRGLSPTRDRARAAIAGRQVTVGGALAVKPARLVSAAEPIVLLGPPAPFVSRGGEKLDAALDHFGIDVGGVRALDAGSSTGGFVDCLLGRGAVEVVAVDVGRGQLHERLRRDPRVVVMERTNVRSLGLDQVGGIPFPMVVADLSFISLRTVAPVLLGELAAAGADVVALVKPQFEAGRAEASRGKGVVKDPTVWERVLDEVSSSFRRARAAMMGAMVSPLTGASGNVEFLVHARAHARPDQPEPALDLAAVVAEAITRTGGG
- a CDS encoding HAD-IIA family hydrolase; this translates as MVWLLDLDGVVWLGDTAIPGAAGAVSRLRADGNRVVFVTNNSAHSVADYVARLNKMGISVSRTDILTSAEAATSLLEPGSTALVFAGAGVEESLVRRGVRAVRSGRADAVVVGFHRDFDFTGLSAAVSAVLGGARLIATNDDATYPTTHGPLPGAGAILAAVAYASGAAPTVAGKPNDPIVALLRQRFGAIDLVVGDRPSTDGKLARRLGARFALVLSGVTDPNHGRLDPAPDTEAADLAALVTDELSGAADRAEPGSMAARGRTGQQFPSMGGD